The proteins below come from a single Candidozyma auris chromosome 3, complete sequence genomic window:
- the RIM8 gene encoding Rim8p encodes MRRAVSKFIPGKLARPPGHDSSFPSYKIDSSSVDDFYISLDSPHKSWLPGEEISGQVILISKKHLANIAIEFCLAGYIKINASPHSKLKTVKRTLFNHNIRIYGPDPDSPRPNDNDEFVNGLYKGEHRFPFIVKLPKKRIFTSIDFGKGAIEYVLKTSLRSADDPISSNSPCDSPGAVSTDFLAKARHLTRFNGAAYTSEKIISLVNPIDVADLPPPKPKRLIINDPRRNRKLSRVESSTSTINTFSTLSSNNSDTDSNVNLGLPSNGPATTTLTSPPSHTGNTPTSLHNAHVSPGNSAPSSFSPSSNADHSKSNNIRVSMELPQSGFLRGELIPIKLNIHHLKKIQDTKGIIVTLVRVCRLDYGPDGLYESFRKDLSQSVIPLFVDPNTFQSEINTSLRVPPDAFPTISGCSMVSFQYFIEVMLNLSGKSLSVDGPSDHPKSNLAPSDDMLSAGPGISPGNQGNYTYHAYQNRSEFINTDKFKRSKKFLQITSEVVIGTHRSDKSSTTVTPPGGSNPHLANGTRRSSSSSASNSASPSTQAHAHIQTPHTGNANVIHSRVAASSNIGSIPESSPMNNFTPPYLRDSQAISPSQSSPLANAPTYEDIISDVSLPPQPNLSEKERMRLHEQSLLPSEPQFDTSDTEDRETVSPVDPRHDILDDIVQSNGLSSDTVANIQHDGSNTFLPSNPGGPRTPSQVMPDPMSSMPNNFDNETSLWDQNDLYEPFGQENGHDTFGPNGPHEFVPNYDTATNDRLVVQHTERQEQEH; translated from the coding sequence ATGAGAAGGGCAGTTTCCAAATTCATCCCAGGGAAACTCGCCAGGCCCCCGGGCCACGACTCCTCCTTCCCACTGTACAAGATTGACTCCAGCTCCGTGGATGACTTCTACATCTCCCTAGACTCCCCCCACAAGTCGTGGCTCCCCGGTGAGGAGATCTCCGGCCAGGTGATTCTCATTCTGAAAAAGCACTTGGCCAACATCGCCATTGAGTTCTGCCTTGCTGGctacatcaagatcaacgCCCTGCCCCACCTGAAGCTCAAGACCGTGAAAAGAACACTCTTCAACCACAACATCAGAATATACGGGCCCGACCCGGACCTGCCCAGGCCGAACGACAACGACGAGTTCGTCAACGGCCTCTACAAGGGCGAGCACCGTTTCCCCTTCATCGTCAAGCTCCCGAAAAAACGTATTTTCACCAGTATAGACTTTGGCAAGGGCGCCATCGAGTACGTGCTCAAGACATCCTTGCGCTCTGCCGACGACCCCATCTCCTCCAATTCGCCGTGCGATAGCCCTGGCGCCGTGTCAACCGACTTTCTTGCCAAAGCCCGCCATTTAACCCGCTTCAACGGCGCTGCCTACACCTCCGAGAAGATCATCAGCCTTGTGAATCCTATAGACGTTGCGGACCTACCGCCGCCCAAGCCCAAGCgcctcatcatcaatgaccCGAGACGCAACAGGAAACTACTGAGAGTCGAGAgctccacctccaccatcaacactttttcAACGTTATCCTCCAATAACTCAGACACTGATTCCAACGTCAACTTGGGCCTACCCAGCAATGGGCCTGCAACCACTACCTTGACCCTGCCTCCTAGCCATACCGGAAACACGCCGACTTCGTTGCACAATGCTCATGTCAGCCCCGGGAATTCCGCCCCTTCAAGTTTCTCGCCTTCTCTGAACGCTGACCACTCCAAACTGAATAACATCAGAGTGTCCATGGAACTACCGCAAAGTGGCTTTCTTCGAGGCGAACTCATACCGATAAAGCTCAACATTCatcatttgaaaaaaataCAAGATACAAAGGGGATTATCGTCACTTTGGTGCGTGTTTGCAGGCTCGACTACGGACCCGACGGCCTCTACGAGTCGTTTAGAAAGGACTTGCTGCAACTGGTAATTCCGTTATTTGTAGACCCAAACACGTTCCAGTCGGAAATCAACACAAGTTTGCGGGTCCCTCCGGACGCTTTTCCTACAATATCAGGTTGCTCCATGGTCAGCTTCCAATACTTTATCGAGGTGATGCTCAATCTTTCTGGGAAATCTTTGAGTGTTGATGGTCCCAGTGACCATCCCAAATCTAACTTAGCGCCTTCAGACGACATGTTATCGGCGGGTCCCGGCATTTCTCCTGGAAACCAAGGCAACTACACATACCATGCATATCAAAACCGCTCAGAGTTCATCAACACAGACAAATTCAAGCGCCtgaagaagtttcttcaaattaCTTCCGAGGTGGTTATCGGCACTCATAGGCTGGACAAACTGTCGACAACAGTGACTCCACCTGGAGGGCTGAATCCACACCTCGCGAACGGTACAAGAAGATCGTCTTCGAGCTCCGCTTCGAACTCTGCAAGCCCTTCAACCCAAGCGCATGCTCACATTCAAACACCCCACACTGGCAATGCCAATGTCATTCATTCAAGGGTTGCTGCATCGTCAAATATCGGCTCGATTCCAGAGTCTTCCCCAATGAACAATTTCACTCCTCCTTATTTAAGAGATTCACAAGCGATCTCTCCCCTGCAACTGTCTCCATTGGCTAATGCACCGACTTACGAGGACATCATTTCAGACGTTTCGTTGCCTCCTCAACCCAATCTTTCTGAGAAGGAGCGCATGAGGCTTCACGAGCAAAGTCTACTTCCTTCTGAACCCCAGTTTGACACCTCAGATACGGAGGATAGAGAGACTGTCAGCCCTGTAGACCCAAGACATGACATATTGGATGATATTGTGCAAAGCAACGGCTTGTCGAGCGATACTGTTGCAAACATTCAACATGACGGTAGTAATACCTTTCTTCCTTCCAACCCTGGGGGCCCCAGAACTCCACTGCAAGTTATGCCCGATCCAATGAGCTCCATGCCCAACAATTTTGACAATGAAACCTCCTTGTGGGATCAGAACGATTTGTACGAACCTTTCGGACAAGAAAATGGTCATGACACGTTTGGACCTAACGGTCCGCATGAATTTGTTCCAAACTATGATACAGCTACTAATGATCGATTGGTTGTTCAGCACACAGAGagacaagaacaagagcATTAA
- the RPL16A gene encoding 60S ribosomal protein uL13, with amino-acid sequence MSDFQPVVVIDGKGHLLGRLASIVAKQLLNGQKIVVVRCEALNISGEFFRNKLKFHDYLRKATRYNKTKGPFHFRAPSRVLYKAIRGMIPHKTARGKAALERLKVFEGIPPPYDKKKRVVVPQALRVLRLMPGRKYTTVGKLSTSVGWKYESVVDKLEEKRKVRSAEYYARKVAASKKLAQAKAQASETEVAQKLASFGY; translated from the coding sequence ATGTCCGATTTCCAACCAGTTGTTGTCATTGACGGTAAGGGTCACCTCTTGGGTCGTTTGGCCTCGATTGTGGCCAAGCAGTTGTTGAACGGCCAGAAGATTGTTGTGGTGAGATGTGAGGCCCTCAACATCTCTGGTGAGttcttcagaaacaagttgaagttcCACGACTACTTGAGAAAGGCCACCAGATACAACAAGACCAAGGGTCCTTTCCACTTCAGAGCTCCTTCCAGAGTTTTGTACAAGGCCATCAGAGGCATGATCCCTCACAAGACCGCCAGAGGTAAGGCTGCCttggagagattgaagGTGTTCGAGGGTATTCCTCCTCCATAcgacaaaaagaagagagtcGTTGTTCCTCAGGCCTTGAGAGTCCTCAGATTGATGCCTGGTAGAAAGTACACTACTGTGGGCAAGTTGTCCACCTCTGTGGGCTGGAAGTACGAGTCTGTTGTGGacaagttggaggagaagagaaaggtGAGATCTGCCGAGTACTACGCCAGAAAGGTCGCTGCttccaagaagttggcccAGGCCAAGGCCCAGGCCAGCGAGACGGAGGTTGCCCAGAAGTTGGCTTCTTTTGGCTACTAA
- the KEL1 gene encoding Kel1p: protein MARFPFGKRKSKIQDPPATPPSNEPSSSVASPSADSEYRHSYLSKSPASKPAISLPAPGSHPMPDTVDDHIDDYPEASAPLGPAPGNASTPWRRHKLYDSPFPRYRHSVSQVASEKNEIFLMGGLKEGNVFGDTWKIVPHASGANIDRFTATHIEVVNKNNPPARVGHASVLCGNAYIIYGGDTVDTDYNGFPDDNFYMFNINNHKYTIPSHILNKPRGRYGHSIGVVSVSPTSSRLYLFGGQLENEVFNDLYYFELTEFKSAKARWELVEPLNSFSPPPLTNHSMCVHKNKIYVFGGVYNNEKVSNDLWCYDTLINKWSQIDTTGTIPLPVNEHSAVIANDHLYVYGGNDFAGIIYDTLYALDLHTFKWSKLSRDFAASGPGPRCGHTMTFLPKLNKLIIMGGDKNDYISSDPDSYDTHEELEGTELGTMIFELDLHVADHFLRGGSGKKAASAIGSAYGRRTTSPGPEEGGRHRRSFSAGPEDFRTPTASVERIPRSLDPKSSASEQFEPAYTPQRQPYSRSSTAGGDFVDVDIPSSAISQKDGVSDLEGAREKYLAETESPYKNGHDDSVVSETTPFDNLRSENNETPILSKDFARDIDVNPDAITTEQPKDLEEPTPNGGRNIGSFTPQDDTKLKRVIADLNNEIAQLKQSTKAELESTSARLRSLEEENSSLKDNYEKAITEKDAMIDELRRSIDPADLEIAEGADADAVSQTTSKRGFTELTKYKLDRLELRNRLVFLEKENAEYRARFERFEPFMENQIGELNTLQKVIEGQENKIETLTAQIVSEEALHKEITEWKHKYEELRLEHENFKAVHAEVVPEDGEGDETSRSIGGHSKLSAHLANLTSLWKDAKRQDSDARSMTSEENATISKLQKQIDELMATSKTQHAGSSAEVKALEEELTNKLQSLRTFEQNYRDALQSVNNTSKALESSHEELRNQKLTIEKLIKENNELKLFKKANRRVSSKSPLVDSNGDSPAPGTPAEEAGEAAETDDEDGGFTKAHYNMKLKDLEADLYILKQEKEQLNDTVASLKKELYLAKNSS, encoded by the coding sequence ATGGCCCGCTTTCCATTTGGCAAAAGGAAACTGAAGATTCAGGACCCTCCGGCCACTCCACCCCTGAACGAACCTTCCTCCTCCGTGGCCTCCCCATCCGCTGACTCCGAATACCGCCATTCGTACTTGTCCAAGTCGCCTGCCCTGAAACCGGCCATTTCCCTTCCTGCTCCCGGCTCCCACCCAATGCCTGATACCGTCGACGACCACATTGACGATTACCCTGAAGCCTCGGCTCCTTTGGGCCCGGCTCCTGGCAACGCTTCTACGCCCTGGCGGAGACACAAGCTCTACGACTCCCCATTCCCTCGCTACAGACACTCGGTTTCCCAGGTTGCCTCGGAGAAAAACGAGATCTTCCTCATGGGAGGCTTGAAAGAGGGCAATGTGTTCGGTGATACGTGGAAGATTGTGCCTCACGCCTCGGGCGCCAACATTGACCGCTTTACCGCCACCCACATTGAGGTGGTCAATAAGAACAACCCTCCAGCTCGTGTGGGGCATGCCTCTGTCTTGTGTGGTAACGCCTACATCATCTACGGCGGTGACACTGTCGACACAGACTACAATGGTTTCCCCGACGACAACTTCTACAtgttcaacatcaacaaccaCAAGTACACCATTCCTCTGCACATTTTGAACAAGCCCCGTGGCCGCTATGGCCACTCAATTGGCGTTGTGTCGGTGTCGCCTACTTCCTCGAGATTGTACTTGTTTGGCGGTCAATTGGAGAACGAGGTGTTCAACGACTTGTACTACTTTGAATTGACCGAGTTCAAGCTGGCCAAGGCCCGCTGGGAGCTTGTTGAGCctctcaactccttcaGTCCTCCTCCTTTGACAAACCACTCCATGTGTGTGCACAAAAACAAGATTTATGTGTTTGGTGGTGTCTACAACAACGAAAAGGTGTCCAATGACTTGTGGTGCTACGACactttgatcaacaagtgGCTGCAGATCGATACCACTGGTACAATCCCCTTGCCGGTGAATGAACACTCGGCGGTGATTGCCAACGACCACTTGTATGTCTACGGTGGTAACGACTTTGCTGGTATCATTTACGACACCTTGTACGCTTTGGACTTGCACACTTTTAAGTGGTCCAAATTGAGCAGAGATTTCGCTGCTAGTGGCCCTGGTCCTCGCTGTGGCCACACCATGACTTTCTTGCCCAAACTCAACAAGCTTATTATTATGGGTGGTGACAAAAACGACTATATTTCTTCCGACCCTGACAGCTATGATACCCACGAAGAGCTCGAGGGCACTGAGCTCGGAACTATGATTTTTGAGTTGGATCTTCATGTCGCCGACCACTTTTTGCGTGGTGGCTCAGGAAAGAAGGCCGCTTCTGCCATTGGCTCTGCTTACGGCAGAAGAACCACATCGCCTGGTCCCGAGGAGGGTGGACGTCACCGCAGAAGCTTCAGCGCTGGCCCCGAAGACTTCCGCACTCCAACTGCTTCAGTTGAGCGTATTCCTCGCTCTCTTGATCCAAAGCTGAGTGCTTCAGAGCAATTCGAACCCGCCTACACTCCTCAAAGACAGCCTTACAGCAGAAGTAGCACAGCCGGTGGTGACTTTGTCGATGTTGACATTCCCTCCTCTGCCATTTCCCAAAAAGATGGTGTGTCTGACTTGGAAGGCGCTCGTGAAAAGTATCTCGCAGAGACAGAGTCACCATACAAGAATGGCCATGATGATTCAGTTGTGAGCGAAACAACACCATTCGACAACTTGAGATCAGAAAACAACGAGACACCTATTTTGTCAAAAGACTTTGCTCGTGACATTGACGTCAACCCTGACGCGATTACCACCGAACAACCAAAGGATCTAGAGGAACCAACTCCTAATGGCGGTCGTAACATTGGCTCTTTCACTCCCCAGGATGACACCAAGCTCAAGAGAGTTATTGCTGATCTTAATAATGAGATTGCGCAATTGAAGCAGTCCACCAAGGCAGAATTGGAGTCCACCTCTGCCAGATTAAGATccttggaagaagagaattCCTCCCTCAAAGACAACTATGAGAAAGCCATTACTGAGAAGGATGCCATGATTGATGAGCTCAGGCGGTCGATCGACCCTGCTGACTTGGAAATTGCTGAAGGCGCCGACGCCGACGCTGTGAGTCAGACGACTTCCAAGAGAGGCTTCACAGAATTGACCAAGTACAAATTGGATCGCTTGGAATTGAGAAATAGACTAGTattcttggagaaggagaatgcCGAGTACCGTGCTAGATTCGAGCGTTTCGAGCCTTTCATGGAGAATCAGATTGGTGAGTTGAACACCTTGCAAAAGGTAATTGAGGGCCAGGAAAACAAGATTGAAACTTTGACCGCTCAAATCGTGTCAGAGGAGGCTTTGCACAAGGAAATTACCGAATGGAAGCACAAATACGAAGAATTGAGGCTTGAGCATGAGAACTTCAAAGCCGTTCACGCGGAAGTTGTTCCGGAAGATGGTGAGGGAGATGAAACCTCTCGTTCCATTGGCGGTCACTCCAAGCTTAGTGCTCATTTGGCTAACTTGACTTCCTTGTGGAAGGACGCCAAGCGTCAAGACTCTGACGCTCGTCTGATGACGAGTGAAGAAAACGCCACTATCTCCAAGTTGCAGAAACAGATCGACGAGTTGATGGCTACATCTAAGACACAGCACGCGGGCTCTTCGGCCGAAGTCAAGGCATTAGAGGAGGAATTGACCAACAAGTTACAATCATTGCGTACCTTTGAACAGAACTACCGCGATGCCTTGCAATCCGTCAACAACACCAGTAAAGCTCTTGAGCTGTCTCACGAGGAGTTGAGAAACCAGAAGTTGACCATTGAAAAGTTaatcaaggagaacaaTGAATTGAAGTTGTTTAAGAAGGCAAACAGGAGAGTGTCTTCAAAGAGCCCTCTCGTTGACTCGAATGGAGACTCTCCTGCTCCAGGCACCCCAGCTGAAGAGGCTGGTGAGGCAGCTGAAactgatgatgaggacgGCGGCTTCACCAAGGCTCATTACAACATGAAGCTTAAGGACTTGGAAGCTGACTTGTACATCTTGAAACAAGAAAAGGAACAATTGAACGATACTGTTGcctctttgaagaaggagttgtaCCTAGCCAAAAACTCCTCTTGA
- the COQ6 gene encoding putative N,N-dimethylaniline monooxygenase has protein sequence MARFFNPPNYYPLAPYLSSPPASDIFTSTSHMPSVLRLVRGLATNAKPKLQDIVIVGGGPAGLSLLSALKNNAATKHLQCTLIEGSSFDGVRKFAQDPPETYTNRVVSLTPKSVEFMSTKSGSWDHIQTDRVKFYDHMIAYDSQDPDARIEFDTSQVSGGGGVIAAMAEVVNIQGSLLEKIDELNEELAPEYQANIVEKARVVDIKEGKGDLDWPVVALDNGETYQTRLLVGADGQNSPVRKYAGIESRGWPYNRFGVVGTLKVQYEDYRAIAWQRFLTTGPLAILPLTEDNVTFVWSSTPELADTLMKVDEEIFPHLINAALVLEEVDLNYIYKMLRANPSDKQAIEEIQWRLSKIPDEELEEKYPVPVARLMSGSRARFPLKLLHADTYTAPRVALVGDAAHTVHPLAGQGLNMGQSDVAALVETIETGISRGQDIGSKLTLDYYTAKAWPANHVLMGICDKLHKIFSTDFSPLVFVRGFGLKSINMLGSIKDMMISSVSGR, from the coding sequence aTGGCGCGGTTTTTCAATCCACCAAACTACTACCCTCTTGCTCCATACCTTTCTTCACCGCCAGCCTCCGACATAtttacttcaacaagtcacATGCCTTCCGTTCTCCGGCTTGTTCGTGGGCTTGCCACTAATGCAAAGCCAAAATTGCAAGATATCGTCATTGTTGGTGGAGGTCCCGCGGGACTCTCTCTCTTGCTGGctctcaagaacaacgCTGCTACGAAACACCTTCAGTGCACATTGATTGAAGGGCTGAGTTTTGATGGCGTCAGGAAGTTTGCTCAGGATCCACCGGAGACTTACACCAATCGAGTTGTTTCGCTTACACCCAAATCGGTGGAGTTCATGAGTACCAAACTGGGCTCCTGGGACCACATTCAGACAGATCGAGTGAAGTTCTACGATCATATGATTGCCTACGATAGCCAGGATCCCGATGCTCGAATTGAGTTTGACACCTCACAGGTTTCTGGAGGCGGCGGCGTAATTGCAGCTATGGCTGAGGTGGTGAACATTCAAGGTTcgttgttggagaagataGACGAGTTAAACGAGGAGTTGGCACCTGAATATCAGGCAAATATCGTAGAGAAGGCTCGTGTTGTGGACATCAAGGAAGGCAAGGGAGACTTGGACTGGCCGGTGGTTGCATTGGACAATGGCGAAACGTACCAGACAAGATTGTTGGTTGGTGCTGATGGGCAGAACTCTCCTGTCAGAAAATACGCTGGAATAGAGTCTCGTGGGTGGCCATACAACAGGTTTGGTGTGGTAGGTACCCTCAAAGTGCAATATGAAGACTACAGGGCAATCGCCTGGCAGAGGTTTTTGACTACAGGGCCATTGGCAATTCTTCCACTCACTGAAGACAATGTTACATTTGTGTGGTCAAGCACACCAGAATTGGCCGACAcgttgatgaaggtggaCGAGGAGATCTTTCCTCATTTGATAAATGCAgctcttgttcttgaggAGGTGGACCTCAATTATATCTATAAAATGTTGAGAGCCAACCCAAGCGACAAGCAAGCAATCGAGGAAATTCAATGGCGTCTCTCAAAAATCCCTGATGAAGAACTCGAGGAAAAGTATCCAGTACCCGTTGCTAGACTCATGTCAGGCTCAAGAGCTCGTTTCCCcttgaagcttcttcacgCAGACACTTACACTGCCCCCAGAGTTGCCTTAGTTGGTGATGCTGCTCACACAGTGCACCCATTGGCTGGTCAAGGACTCAACATGGGCCAAAGCGACGTCGCTGCTCTAGTGGAGACGATCGAAACGGGAATTTCTCGTGGCCAGGATATCGGTTCTAAGCTTACTCTAGATTACTACACTGCGAAAGCGTGGCCCGCAAACCACGTTTTGATGGGCATTTGCGACAAGCTTCATAAGATATTCTCGACCGATTTTTCGCCTCTCGTGTTCGTAAGAGGTTTTGGGTTGAAATCCATCAACATGTTGGGCTCGATCAAGGATATGATGATCAGCTCCGTCAGCGGCCGCTAA
- a CDS encoding triglyceride lipase, with protein MFRAPTIRASACFVLYPLSFSNSLKSIWKKDDSLNQRKESSESDDMQLIKDKFSKLRDHYGVPKYPMVLCHGLSGFDTLTLFEAPTFASSHADLEKVAENVNRAGISLNYWHGIAEALTQAGAEVIIARVPPFGSIDQRAERLDALLTEKCANYKKKEPNERLKINIIGHSMGGLDARYLISQLQNERSPYEVVSLTTVGTPHHGSECADFVMDIVSKDAALSAICPKAIPQLTTSFMEQFNENIKNLPSVAYFSYGASMPPNGLRVFRATYEIIKHEIIKRGGKHYENDGMVSVESSKWGEYLGTLSDVDHLDLINWTNSIKSTVDQIIFDKSPSFNPIALYLDIAENLSKRGF; from the coding sequence ATGTTCAGGGCTCCAACAATACGAGCTAGCGCATGTTTTGTTCTTTACCCTTTGAGTTTTCTGAACTCACTTAAAAGCATCTGGAAAAAAGATGACTCATTGAATCAGCGAAAGGAGTCATCCGAGTCGGATGACATGCAGCTTATCAAGGACAAGTTCAGCAAGCTTCGAGATCACTATGGAGTTCCAAAATACCCGATGGTGCTATGTCATGGACTTCTGGGTTTTGATACATTGACTCTTTTTGAGGCTCCCACATTCGCCAGTTCGCATGCCGATCTTGAAAAGGTCGCCGAAAACGTCAACAGAGCAGGCATTCTGTTGAACTACTGGCACGGGATTGCTGAAGCGCTCACACAGGCAGGAGCCGAAGTGATAATTGCCCGTGTTCCTCCCTTTGGTTCGATTGACCAGCGTGCCGAACGTTTGGATGCTTTGCTCACTGAAAAATGTGCCAATTataagaagaaagagccAAACGAGAgactcaaaatcaatatCATTGGACATTCAATGGGTGGGCTTGATGCAAGGTATCTCATTCTGCagcttcaaaatgaaagGTCTCCTTATGAGGTTGTCAGCTTGACAACTGTGGGTACACCGCATCATGGCTCTGAGTGTGCTGATTTTGTCATGGACATTGTGAGTAAGGACGCGGCACTTCTGGCGATATGCCCCAAAGCTATACCTCAATTGACTACTCTGTTCATGGAGCAGTTCAACgaaaatatcaaaaacCTCCCCAGCGTGGCATACTTCTCCTATGGAGCATCAATGCCTCCGAATGGGTTGCGAGTGTTTCGTGCTACATATGAGATCATCAAACACGAAATCATAAAGCGTGGAGGGAAGCATTACGAAAACGACGGCATGGTTTCCGTTGAGCTGTCGAAATGGGGCGAATATTTGGGAACTTTGTCTGATGTTGATCACTTGGATTTAATCAACTGGACcaactccatcaagtcCACTGTGGATCAGATTATATTTGACAAGTCACCCTCATTTAATCCGATCGCTCTTTACTTAGACATCGCAGAAAACCTTAGTAAAAGAGGGTTCTAG
- the LEU4 gene encoding 2-isopropylmalate synthase has protein sequence MFKQTRVLLQKPSYNIMPYTNMLRDPSTKYTMAKGVKLPDRTWPDKQITKAPRWLSTDLRDGNQSLPDPMSIAEKKEYFKKLVEVGFKEIEVSFPSASQTDFDFTRYAVETAPDDVAIQVLTQSREHLVRRTVESVVGAKKAIIHVYLATSDLFRDVVFNMTKQQAIDKAVETAKLVRSLTKDDPTKQETEWNLQFSPECFSDTPTDFAVEICEAVKAVWEPTVEHPMIFNLPATVEVAGPNVYADQIEYFCRNISEREKICVSVHPHNDRGCGVAAAELGVLAGADRIEGCVFGNGERTGNVDLVTLALNLYTNGVSPELDFSDIEELIAISEKCNKIPVHPRAPYAGSLVVCAFSGSHQDAIKKGFQRAEKNPDDPMWKIPYLPLDPKDIGRTYEAVIRVNSQSGKGGAAWVILRSMGLDLPRTLQVEFSTVVQNEADKLGRELKIEEINELFKKHYIYTGESFITLENYETSKTKGENNTREIRADLVVNGKPVTVSGNGNGPISAFVDAVAKQFGTFFEVKNYTEHTMGAGSSSKAATYIELSFLGSSGKQTTRWGCGIDSDVSESSLKAIVAVLNHLIRAGELKV, from the coding sequence atgtTCAAACAAACAAGAGTGTTGCTACAAAAACCTAGTTACAACATCATGCCTTACACAAACATGTTGAGAGATCCCTCAACGAAATACACCATGGCCAAGGGCGTGAAACTCCCCGACAGAACTTGGCCCGACAAGCAAATCACAAAAGCTCCCCGTTGGCTTTCGACCGACTTGAGAGACGGTAACCAGTCGCTCCCGGACCCGATGTCGATcgctgagaagaaggagtacttcaagaagttggttGAAGTTggcttcaaggagatcgaaGTTTCTTTCCCCTCGGCATCACAGACTGATTTCGACTTCACAAGGTATGCGGTTGAAACCGCCCCAGACGACGTGGCCATCCAGGTCTTGACCCAGTCCAGGGAACACCTTGTGCGCAGAACGGTGGAAAGTGTCGTTGGCGCCAAAAAGGCCATCATCCATGTGTACTTGGCCACCTCAGACTTGTTCAGAGACGTTGTGTTCAACATGACGAAACAGCAGGCTATTGACAAGGCCGTCGAAACcgccaagttggtgagaTCCTTAACAAAAGATGACCCTACGAAACAGGAGACCGAATGGAACCTTCAGTTCTCTCCAGAGTGTTTCTCTGACACCCCTACTGATTTTGCTGTGGAGATTTGTGAAGCCGTTAAAGCCGTCTGGGAACCTACTGTTGAGCACCCTATGATTTTTAACTTGCCTGCCACGGTTGAAGTGGCCGGCCCCAACGTGTACGCTGACCAGATTGAGTACTTCTGCAGAAATATCAGTGAACGTGAGAAGATCTGTGTGTCCGTCCACCCTCACAACGACAGAGGATGTGGcgttgctgctgctgagtTGGGTGTACTTGCTGGTGCAGACAGAATTGAGGGCTGTGTATTTGGTAACGGTGAAAGAACGGGTAACGTTGATTTGGTCACTCTTGCATTGAACTTGTACACCAACGGTGTCTCTCCCGAATTGGATTTCTCCGACatcgaggagttgattgCCATCTCTGAAAAGTGCAATAAGATCCCTGTCCACCCAAGAGCTCCATACGCTGGTTCCCTTGTTGTGTGTGCATTCTCTGGTTCTCACCAggatgccatcaagaagggcTTCCAGAGAGCCGAGAAGAACCCAGACGACCCAATGTGGAAGATTCCATACTTGCCATTGGATCCAAAAGATATTGGCAGAACTTACGAGGCTGTCATCAGAGTCAACTCTCAGTCTGGCAAGGGTGGTGCTGCCTGGGTGATCTTGAGATCTATGGGCTTGGACTTGCCCAGAACTTTGCAAGTGGAGTTCTCCACAGTTGTCCAGAACGAGGCTGACAAGTTGGGTAGAGAGTTgaagattgaagaaatcaacgagctcttcaagaaacatTACATCTACACCGGCGAGTCTTTCATCACTCTCGAAAACTATGAGACCTCCAAGACTAAGGGCGAGAACAACACTCGTGAGATCCGGGCCGACTTGGTGGTCAATGGCAAGCCTGTCACTGTTTCTGGTAACGGTAATGGTCCAATTTCCGCCTTCGTTGACGCTGTTGCCAAGCAGTTTGGTACTTTCTTCGAGGTCAAGAACTATACCGAGCACACCATGGGCGCAGGCAGCTCTTCCAAGGCTGCCACGTACATTGagctctccttcttgggtTCCTCTGGCAAGCAGACTACGAGATGGGGATGTGGTATTGACTCCGATGTCAGCGAGTCGTCTCTCAAAGCGATTGTCGCTGTGCTTAACCACTTGATCAGAGCTGGTGAGCTCAAGGTGTAA